Proteins co-encoded in one Bacteroidota bacterium genomic window:
- a CDS encoding MFS transporter has protein sequence MDIKKDDKKTIRAWTFYDWANSVFPLVITSAIFPNYYEYITSHDGNKNFIGDVVNVFGYEIHNTTIYSYVYSFALFIVVLIVPILSGVADYLGNKKRFLQFFCYLGSLSCMGLFFFNREHLELSFIPFIFATIGFWGSLVYYNSYLPEIASPENQDKVSARGFAMGYFGSSLLLIVCLITIMVLKWPAKYSFLLVGVWWIGFAQYTFSKLPNIVGGHQHGEKNNIFSKGFSELKIVVFQALRQKKLKRFLYAYFFYNMGVQTVMVMAVLFARKEITWPDEQTKTSSLIISILLIQFLGIAGSFVFSWLARKTDSIKALSVAILIWIFICAFTYFVVTLPIHFYIVAALVGFVMGGIQALSRSTYSKLLPETEDHASYFSFYDVMEKMGMILGTMSFGIIAEVTGGMRNSVLALIAFFVIGFVLLMRVPKNINEAR, from the coding sequence ATGGATATAAAAAAGGACGACAAAAAAACTATTCGTGCCTGGACATTTTATGATTGGGCTAATTCAGTTTTTCCGCTTGTAATAACATCAGCCATTTTTCCTAATTATTACGAATACATCACGTCGCACGATGGTAATAAAAATTTCATTGGCGATGTGGTAAATGTATTTGGTTATGAAATTCATAATACAACTATTTATTCCTATGTGTATTCGTTTGCACTTTTTATTGTTGTGCTAATTGTTCCAATTCTTAGTGGCGTGGCCGATTATCTCGGAAACAAAAAACGCTTTCTTCAATTCTTTTGCTACCTGGGTTCTCTTTCCTGCATGGGCTTATTCTTTTTTAACCGTGAGCATCTCGAGTTAAGTTTTATTCCTTTCATTTTCGCCACAATTGGCTTTTGGGGCAGTTTGGTTTATTACAATTCCTACTTGCCCGAAATTGCTTCACCCGAAAATCAAGATAAGGTCAGCGCACGCGGATTTGCTATGGGGTACTTCGGCAGTTCGCTCTTATTAATTGTTTGTTTAATAACCATTATGGTCCTTAAATGGCCGGCGAAATATTCTTTTCTTTTAGTAGGAGTGTGGTGGATTGGTTTTGCTCAATATACTTTTTCTAAGCTTCCTAATATTGTTGGCGGACATCAGCACGGTGAAAAAAATAATATTTTTTCAAAGGGTTTTTCCGAATTAAAAATAGTCGTGTTTCAGGCTCTCCGTCAGAAAAAATTAAAACGCTTTCTCTATGCTTATTTCTTTTACAACATGGGTGTGCAAACCGTTATGGTAATGGCAGTGTTATTCGCACGCAAGGAAATTACATGGCCCGATGAACAAACCAAAACCTCTTCTTTAATTATTAGTATACTTCTAATTCAGTTTTTAGGTATTGCAGGTTCTTTTGTTTTTTCATGGCTGGCTCGAAAAACTGATAGTATTAAGGCATTAAGTGTAGCAATTCTAATTTGGATTTTCATTTGCGCCTTTACTTATTTTGTGGTTACACTTCCAATACATTTTTACATTGTTGCAGCACTGGTTGGCTTTGTAATGGGCGGAATTCAGGCTTTGTCACGCTCAACGTATTCAAAGTTATTACCCGAAACTGAAGACCATGCCAGTTATTTCAGTTTCTATGATGTAATGGAAAAAATGGGAATGATACTTGGTACTATGTCGTTCGGAATTATTGCGGAAGTAACCGGAGGTATGCGAAATTCTGTACTCGCTTTAATCGCTTTTTTCGTAATTGGCTTTGTGTTATTAATGAGGGTTCCAAAAAACATTA